In Elusimicrobiota bacterium, the genomic stretch TTGTCAAAATTTTATAGGAGAGTGAAATACTATGAAAACAGTTATTCTGGCAGGCGGATTGGGTACGCGGTTAAGCGAAGAAACAATTATTAAGCCAAAACCTATGGTTGAGATCGGTAACAAGCCAATTATGCTGCATATAATGAATACTTATGCGAGCTATGGCTATAAAGAATTTATTTTGGCATTAGGATATTTAGGTGAAATTGTAAAAGAATATTTTCTGAATTATTACTACCATCAAAACAACCTTACGATTGATTTGAAAATAGGTAAGACTGAAGTTTTAAATGAAAACTGCAGCGATTGGAAAGTCCATTTAATTGATACCGGTCTTGAAACAATGACCGGGGGGCGTCTTTTCCGACTCAGGGATTTTCTGAAGGGGCAGTCATTTATGCTAACATACGGCGACGGTGTTGCGAACATAGATATAAAAAAACTCGTGGCGTTTCATAAGGCACACGGTAAAGTTGCAACTGTTACAGCTGTTAGGCCTGTGGCCCGTTTTGGCGGAATAATCTTAGAAAAAGAAAAAGTTAAAGATTTCAAAGAAAAACCTCAGACAGTCGAAGGGTGGATTAATGGAGGATTTTTCGTTTTTGAACCAAAAATATTTGATTACCTGCACAGTGATACAGATGTTCTTGAAGGTGAGCCGATGGAAAAACTTGTCAAAGATGGCCAGCTGATGGCCTACCAGCATGAAGGTTTTTGGCAGTGCATGGATACTGTCCGAGATAAGCATAATCTTGAGAATATGTGGATCTCCGGAAAAGCACCGTGGATTAAGTAGAGGCAAATGAGAAGCTGCGAGGATGCGAAGATGAGAGGGTGCGTAACAACCTGAGGGTGTGAGGATACGAGGGTGAGAAGGTAGGAAGATGCGAAATGGCAGGAAAGAAGATGAGAACTTGAGAAGTTGCGTAAATGCGAAAAGACTTGAGAATTAGAAAATACCAAAAGGCATGATAAAATGCAGATAAAAAGCGTGAGAGATCTTGATGTATACAAATTAGCTTTTAATTCAGCTATGGAAATATTCGAAACGACAAAATTATTTCCGAAAGATGAAAAATATTCCCTGGTTGATCAGATCGTAAGGTCATCAAGGTCAGTTTGTTCCAATCTTGCAGAAGCTTGGCGGAAAAGGCGCTACATTTTAGCATTTAGAAATAAACTTACAGATGCCATGCAAGAGGCTTCAGAAACGCAAACATGGCTTGAATTTTGCTTTTCCTGTAAATATATTCCCAAAAGCAAATATGAGAAACTTTTTGAAGATTATGAACATATATTGGCTATGCTAAACAATATGGAAATGAAAGCGAAATCATTTTGTTTCTTATCTTCACAATCTCGCAACTTCATAGCTTCGCAGCCTCAGCTAAAAAGGAGCACGAATGAATAATTGTTTTAACGGGATATATAAGGGCAAACGGGTATTAGTGACCGGCCATACCGGTTTTAAAGGTTCTTGGCTTACCATGTGGTTGCTATCGCTCGGGGCAAAAGTAACCGGATATTCTCTTTATTTGCCTTCGGTACCATGCAATTTCAGTGTTTGCAAACTAGATAAACATATTGAACACATAACAGGAGACGTAAGAGATCTAAAGAAGCTTGAAACGGTGTTTAAAAAATGTAAACCTGAGATAGTTTTTCACCTTGCGGCCCAGCCTATAGTCAAAAAATCATTTGAAGACCCAAAGCTTACTTTTGACACTAATGCAGGCGGAACAGTAAATATTTTTGAATGCCTCAGAAAAAATCCCTTTGTTAAATCTGCGGTTATAATTACAAGTGATAAATGCTATAAAAATCAGGAATGGAAAAAAGGTTATACAGAAACAGATATTTTAGGCGGAGACGACCCTTATAGTGCTTCAAAAGCCTGTGCTGAAATTGTTGCAAATTCTTATATCAAAAGTTTCTTTAATAACAAAAATTCTACTAGAATCTCAACGACACGGGCTGGGAATGTTATTGGGGGTGGTGACTGGGCTGCAGATAGGATTGTACCTGATTGTATAAGAGCATTTTCGAATAATAGGGTTGTTGTAATAAGAAATCCTAAATCTACCAGGCCTTGGCAGCATGTACTGGAGCCGCTAAGCGGGTATCTATGGCTCGGTGCTCAGTTATACTCCTCAGCTAAATTGCACGGAGAATCTTTCAATTTTGGGCCAGCCAAGAATGTTGACCAATCGGTTAAAGAAGTGGTTGAAGCTTTGGCTAAACACTGGGGAAACGGAAGGTGGCGTATAGACAATAAAAAAAGATTTGGCAAAGAAACGCATTTGCTTAAACTCTCTTGTGAAAAATCTTTCAAGCTTATTGGCTGGAAACCTACTTTATCATTTAAAGAAACCATAGAAAAAACAGCCCATTGGTACAAAAGGTATTATTTGCAGAATGGCGATATGTATTCCTACTCTATGGCGCAGATTGCAGAATATGCAAGCTTGGCGTTGAAACGAGGCTCGCACTGGTCAAGGAAAATAAAATGATAGAGGGTGTTATAATAGAACCATTAAAGCAGATAGTTGATGATAGGGGGAAAGTTATGCATATGCTTAGGGCGGATTCCCCTTCTTTTAGTAAGTTTGGAGAGATATATTTTTCACAGGTGAACACTGGTGTGGTTAAGGCATGGAAAAAACATAAAATTATGACTCAACATTTTGCCGTTCCGGTGGGAGAAATAGTTCTTGTTATATTTGATGATCGAGCGAATTCAAAGACAAGAGGTGTGGTTCAAAAAATAAATACCGGTGAAGATAATTATTGTCTGGTTAGAATACCTCCAATGGTATGGTATGGTTTTAAAGGTATTTCTAAGACGCCTGCTTTAATAGCAAATTGTTCGGACATTCCACACGATCCATCCGAAACTATTAAAGCTGATATTGCAGATAAAAATATTCCTTTTTCGTGGTAATGATTATGGAACAAAATCCTAAAGTCAGTGTAATAATGAATTGCTATAATTCGGCGCCATATTTAAGGGAAGCTATAGATTCTGTTTATGCTCAGACATTTAAGGATTGGGAAATTGTTTTTTTAGATAATGCATCAACCGATGAAAGTGCAAATATCGCAAAAAGTTACGATCCCAAAATTAAATACTTCAAAGAAGAAATCAAAGTAACTC encodes the following:
- the rfbF gene encoding glucose-1-phosphate cytidylyltransferase, translating into MKTVILAGGLGTRLSEETIIKPKPMVEIGNKPIMLHIMNTYASYGYKEFILALGYLGEIVKEYFLNYYYHQNNLTIDLKIGKTEVLNENCSDWKVHLIDTGLETMTGGRLFRLRDFLKGQSFMLTYGDGVANIDIKKLVAFHKAHGKVATVTAVRPVARFGGIILEKEKVKDFKEKPQTVEGWINGGFFVFEPKIFDYLHSDTDVLEGEPMEKLVKDGQLMAYQHEGFWQCMDTVRDKHNLENMWISGKAPWIK
- the rfbG gene encoding CDP-glucose 4,6-dehydratase, with amino-acid sequence MNNCFNGIYKGKRVLVTGHTGFKGSWLTMWLLSLGAKVTGYSLYLPSVPCNFSVCKLDKHIEHITGDVRDLKKLETVFKKCKPEIVFHLAAQPIVKKSFEDPKLTFDTNAGGTVNIFECLRKNPFVKSAVIITSDKCYKNQEWKKGYTETDILGGDDPYSASKACAEIVANSYIKSFFNNKNSTRISTTRAGNVIGGGDWAADRIVPDCIRAFSNNRVVVIRNPKSTRPWQHVLEPLSGYLWLGAQLYSSAKLHGESFNFGPAKNVDQSVKEVVEALAKHWGNGRWRIDNKKRFGKETHLLKLSCEKSFKLIGWKPTLSFKETIEKTAHWYKRYYLQNGDMYSYSMAQIAEYASLALKRGSHWSRKIK
- a CDS encoding dTDP-4-dehydrorhamnose 3,5-epimerase family protein → MIEGVIIEPLKQIVDDRGKVMHMLRADSPSFSKFGEIYFSQVNTGVVKAWKKHKIMTQHFAVPVGEIVLVIFDDRANSKTRGVVQKINTGEDNYCLVRIPPMVWYGFKGISKTPALIANCSDIPHDPSETIKADIADKNIPFSW
- a CDS encoding four helix bundle protein — translated: MQIKSVRDLDVYKLAFNSAMEIFETTKLFPKDEKYSLVDQIVRSSRSVCSNLAEAWRKRRYILAFRNKLTDAMQEASETQTWLEFCFSCKYIPKSKYEKLFEDYEHILAMLNNMEMKAKSFCFLSSQSRNFIASQPQLKRSTNE